One stretch of Archocentrus centrarchus isolate MPI-CPG fArcCen1 chromosome 5, fArcCen1, whole genome shotgun sequence DNA includes these proteins:
- the LOC115780028 gene encoding zinc finger protein 1 homolog: protein MQWYLVRILSNYKPLSLQNWFVFTEHFWARYLSRITGITVKTTQRAAAPHFCSVRAEEQEKKKNSPLYRDPSVFLSSKMSKLQQLRLFVNERLTAAAEEIFGAVERTILEFHSDKAFVSQSEDVKSSELLMLAEALKAEEEEVFPAASQEVSVSEAEVSRQTAYAEASQMLVKQDALRADFLVNQEQWPRRDKGQLHDLLHCEAVACFKSEQSTESPSSNFQSQTVASAEGEVLFPHASTEWKKIKQEADGCGGSDFCQPISSDSGAENDTCDNERMASRASNSKSVQSKTKAKQKQKGSSLNTKKRTSPFSCKFCGESFCHRNSLMMHLKSHGDCALQHIEAHKEDNLCHVCGKTFTTKTHLKRHMLIHTGQKPHCCKECGRRFARGECLRVHMRIHTVERPYTCGVCEKGFRQRSNLITHMRKHTGEKPYRCGICSRPFAYKKDMLRHTQIHTKT from the exons atgcagtggtaTTTAGTTCGCATACTTAGTAACTATAAACCGCTTTCCTTGCAGAACTGGTTTGTATTTACTGAACATTTCTGGGCTCGTTATTTGTCAAGGATTACTGGCATTACAGTAAAAACGACGCAGAGGGCAGCAGCTCCCCACTTCTGCAGCGTCAGGGCTGAGGagcaagagaagaagaagaattcgCCTCTTTACAGGGACCCGAGCGTCTTCTTGTCCTCCAAAATGTCtaaattacagcagctcagactGTTCGTAAATGAGcgtctgacagcagcagcggaGGAAATCTTCGGCGCAGTGGAGAGAACCATATTAGAGTTTCATAGCGACAAAGCTTTTGTGTCTCAGTCGGAGGATGTGAAGTCCAGCGAGCTGCTAATGCTAGCTGAGGCTCTGAAagcggaggaagaggaggtgttCCCGGCAG CCTCCCAAGAGGTGAGTGTGTCTGAAGCAGAGGTCTCCAGACAGACGGCATACGCTGAGGCCAGTCAGATGCTGGTGAAGCAGGACGCTCTGAGAGCAGACTTTCTGGTAAATCAGGAACAATGGCCGAGAAGAGACAAAGGCCAGCTGCACGATCTGTTACACTGTGAAGCTGTGGCTTGTTTCAAATCTGAACAGAGCACAGAATCCCCTTCCTCAAACTTTCAGAGCCAAACTGTGGCCAGCGCAGAGGGAGAGGTGCTTTTCCCCCACGCCTCAACGGAGTGGaagaaaattaaacaggaaGCAGATGGATGTGGAGGATCAGATTTCTGCCAGCCAATTTCCTCTGATAGTGGGGCTGAAAACGATACCTGTGATAATGAAAGGATGGCAAGCAGAGCATCTAACTCAAAGTCAGTGCAGtcaaaaacaaaggcaaagcaaaagcagaaaGGTTCCAGCCTGAACACTAAGAAAAGGACAAGTCCTTTTAGTTGTAAGTTCTGTGGAGAATCTTTCTGCCACAGGAATTCGTTAATGATGCACCTCAAATCACACGGAGACTGTGCGCTGCAGCACATAGAAGCACACAAGGAGGACAATCTGTGTCACGTCTGCGGCAAAACGTTCACCACAAAGACCCATTTAAAAAGGCACATGCTGATTCACACGGGTCAGAAGCCTCACTGCTGCAAGGAGTGCGGCCGAAGATTTGCACGAGGCGAGTGTTTGAGAGTGCACATGAGGATCCACACGGTGGAGAGGCCGTACACGTGCGGAGTGTGCGAGAAAGGATTCAGGCAGAGAAGTAATTTAATTACTCACATGAGAAAGCATACGGGAGAAAAACCTTACCGCTGCGGCATCTGCTCAAGACCGTTTGCATACAAGAAGGACATGCTGAGACACACGCAGATCCACACAAAGACGTGA